The following coding sequences are from one Capsicum annuum cultivar UCD-10X-F1 unplaced genomic scaffold, UCD10Xv1.1 ctg3102, whole genome shotgun sequence window:
- the LOC107846605 gene encoding uncharacterized protein LOC107846605: MSESIQPNKRSREQEEFEENKRHKSYNDILSILEEDEEYGLESDPISETGSDIFTTLQQELELLPSGGDDILGSDLVENNFTGSTPGGTQQQEDDRSSVIRHLLEASDDELGIPSGDGINGSDFPLVEENENENETNGGDFPFAISDGLWELEDEAANYYSLLQSELFM; this comes from the coding sequence atgtcgGAGTCCATTCAACCAAATAAACGTTCAAGAGAACAAGAAGAATTCGAGGAAAATAAACGTCATAAATCATACAATGATATACTCTCCATCCTCGAGGAGGATGAAGAGTATGGATTAGAGTCTGATCCCATTTCAGAAACAGGGTCGGATATATTCACCACGCTTCAGCAGGAACTCGAGCTCCTGCCGAGCGGTGGTGATGACATATTGGGGTCCGACCTCGTAGAAAATAATTTTACGGGGTCAACCCCGGGTGGTAcccaacaacaagaagatgatagAAGTAGTGTGATTAGACACCTTCTAGAAGCTTCTGATGATGAACTAGGTATACCAAGTGGGGATGGAATAAACGGTTCAGATTTTCCGTTagttgaagaaaatgaaaatgaaaatgagactAACGGTGGAGATTTTCCTTTTGCTATATCCGACGGTTTATGGGAGCTTGAAGATGAAGCTGctaattattattcattattacaATCTGAACTTTTTATGTag